In one window of Methanolobus mangrovi DNA:
- a CDS encoding M48 family metallopeptidase produces MSPGEYVDAHQMLKYLSENFSVKCPKLNIFDSSTPIIFTVGSNKKYNIVMSYGLLELLSNNELEAMLAREVARISEGNVSHNTFVAFVAGIIASFSTIAMWMSLLGGFGQEDDPAPKFIRFVAMGLVMFPASLVVYLGSVDSTLYSDIMAAKALGSKQYLTSALKRVHNDINLNSVEYFNPGHVHLFAMNPVKVNSLYDVHLSLFEAKPDISQRLKAVEGVELN; encoded by the coding sequence ATGTCTCCAGGGGAATACGTAGATGCACACCAAATGTTGAAGTACCTTTCAGAGAACTTTTCCGTTAAATGCCCTAAGCTTAATATCTTTGATTCATCGACCCCAATCATCTTTACAGTAGGCTCTAATAAAAAATATAACATTGTAATGTCCTATGGGCTTCTGGAGCTTTTAAGTAATAATGAATTGGAAGCCATGCTCGCACGTGAGGTGGCTCGCATCTCCGAGGGAAATGTGTCCCATAACACTTTTGTGGCCTTTGTTGCGGGTATCATTGCTTCTTTCTCCACGATCGCCATGTGGATGTCTCTGCTTGGAGGTTTCGGACAGGAGGACGATCCTGCACCAAAGTTCATACGGTTTGTCGCAATGGGTCTTGTAATGTTCCCAGCTTCGCTGGTCGTATATCTTGGATCGGTGGATTCAACCTTATATTCAGATATAATGGCTGCTAAGGCATTGGGGAGCAAACAGTATCTTACTTCAGCCCTGAAGAGGGTCCATAATGACATTAATCTGAATTCTGTTGAATATTTCAATCCCGGCCATGTTCACCTTTTTGCAATGAATCCAGTTAAGGTGAATTCACTTTATGATGTCCATCTATCCCTGTTTGAAGCAAAACCGGATATTTCGCAGCGTTTAAAGGCTGTTGAGGGAGTAGAACTGAATTGA
- a CDS encoding glycosyltransferase family 4 protein, which translates to MKFEDVNIYSEKNIMDVPHSIVHIPVSPHIYPNSKFLLHVYSKLKKYPLIFNYHGDIRKEVELNYHSNKSINYSYIPTYFFLPSLLKSADQLIVHSYLFKNLVAENYGVKTAKVIPNALDNYWYSPEHELMLKKDGLEFFYHGRLSAEKGVDILIKGFHRFMSKRKISNAFLYIAGTGPLKKNLEKLIYDLKLQNNVILLGNVGKYIIKSYLKTVDAAIFPSLWDNFPLSYIEAFACANCPVYFSKKAGIYDFTLMSSNKLYAFEPTIENICDIIAAVYGKDYDEGVIKQQKEFALNYSWDRVICDYVNMYIEFYETC; encoded by the coding sequence ATGAAGTTCGAAGATGTCAATATATATTCTGAAAAAAATATTATGGATGTGCCACACAGTATTGTCCATATTCCAGTCAGTCCTCATATCTATCCCAATAGTAAATTCCTGTTGCATGTTTATTCAAAATTAAAGAAATATCCTTTAATATTTAATTATCATGGCGATATTAGAAAGGAAGTAGAATTGAATTATCACAGCAACAAATCAATTAACTACTCTTATATTCCAACTTATTTTTTTTTACCTTCTTTATTGAAAAGCGCAGATCAGCTTATTGTCCATTCATATTTGTTTAAAAACTTGGTTGCTGAAAACTATGGAGTCAAAACTGCAAAAGTAATTCCTAATGCTTTAGATAATTATTGGTACTCACCAGAACATGAGTTAATGCTTAAAAAAGATGGATTGGAATTCTTTTATCATGGAAGATTATCTGCAGAAAAAGGAGTAGATATTTTGATAAAAGGATTTCATAGATTCATGTCTAAAAGAAAAATAAGTAATGCCTTTTTATATATTGCAGGTACGGGTCCTCTAAAAAAAAATCTTGAAAAATTAATTTATGATTTGAAGTTACAGAATAACGTGATTTTACTTGGAAATGTAGGTAAATACATTATAAAATCATATCTAAAAACAGTAGATGCTGCTATCTTTCCTTCATTATGGGATAACTTTCCACTTTCTTATATTGAAGCTTTCGCCTGTGCAAACTGTCCAGTTTATTTTTCCAAAAAGGCAGGGATATATGATTTTACACTCATGAGTAGCAATAAACTTTATGCGTTTGAACCAACTATTGAAAATATATGTGATATAATTGCTGCAGTTTATGGGAAAGATTATGATGAGGGTGTGATTAAACAACAAAAGGAGTTTGCTCTTAATTACAGCTGGGACCGTGTAATATGCGATTACGTGAATATGTACATAGAATTTTATGAAACTTGTTGA
- a CDS encoding glycosyltransferase: MGKYDYIVVTPCKNEEESLPSLIDSVINNTIKPNLWVIVDDGSTDSTPLILENLKNKVEWVYVISEKESKRDLSFHYAQIVDSAIKYSIDFCDKNAISHEFIALIDADMVLDKDFFEKILGQFETDPDLGVCSGSAAYYLGDKLVHENGRSQNPIGGLRVWRKECFEESGGFPLSYSADSVSNVMAILSGWKIKKYNDIIAITSRPTNSTEGLWKGYKVRGISDYYRDYYPIYVLLKSLKYCIKYPFFYIGVAYLYGYIYGVLVVREKIDMPEVRCYYRNKYKEFFD, translated from the coding sequence ATGGGAAAATATGATTATATTGTAGTGACTCCTTGCAAAAACGAAGAGGAATCGTTACCTAGCTTGATTGATTCAGTTATTAATAATACAATAAAACCCAACCTTTGGGTCATAGTAGATGATGGTAGTACTGATTCAACGCCATTAATTTTAGAGAATTTGAAGAATAAAGTTGAATGGGTCTACGTAATTAGTGAAAAAGAGTCAAAAAGAGATTTGAGTTTTCACTATGCACAAATAGTTGATAGTGCTATAAAGTATTCAATTGATTTTTGTGACAAGAATGCTATTTCTCATGAATTCATTGCTTTGATAGATGCTGATATGGTTCTGGATAAGGATTTTTTTGAAAAGATACTTGGTCAGTTTGAAACTGATCCTGATCTGGGTGTATGTAGTGGTTCAGCAGCATACTATTTAGGGGATAAATTAGTCCATGAAAACGGCCGGTCACAAAATCCGATTGGTGGGTTGAGGGTCTGGAGGAAAGAATGCTTCGAAGAATCCGGTGGATTTCCATTAAGTTATTCTGCAGATTCTGTGTCAAATGTCATGGCGATACTTTCTGGTTGGAAAATTAAAAAATACAATGATATTATAGCAATAACGTCACGTCCTACTAATAGCACTGAAGGATTATGGAAAGGCTATAAAGTGAGAGGTATTTCTGATTATTACAGAGATTACTATCCAATCTATGTACTATTAAAATCATTGAAATATTGTATCAAGTATCCTTTCTTTTATATCGGAGTTGCTTATTTATACGGTTATATCTATGGAGTGCTAGTGGTTAGAGAAAAGATTGATATGCCTGAAGTTCGATGTTACTACAGGAATAAATATAAAGAATTCTTTGATTAA
- the artC gene encoding archaeosortase C → MLDQNKNIIIILIVLALFTGATIELSEGSTTMGIVLFIVAALLMSRMTLTSNEGLKSSRNYLIIGGFIAAADLIYNYVNKSDIGTLDSMVFFLGVSLMAMGTNKKDIKQMGELGFYISSVFTVLYLIFYSLFGFFNIDFLHLFDHYFVLMPTVALIKSFGIPVEIIAIETVILYGAVPMTIVIGGPCSGLYSMFLLIGIVAGYSRIERMNINQSSRLLGLAVLIAYLANLVRVVILYITAYLYGMDIMMMVHTHIGWIIFALTAGGIMYIMNRKK, encoded by the coding sequence ATGCTGGATCAAAATAAAAACATAATAATTATCCTTATAGTACTTGCACTTTTCACCGGAGCGACCATCGAGCTCAGTGAGGGTTCCACAACCATGGGCATAGTGCTCTTCATTGTAGCTGCATTGCTAATGTCAAGAATGACTCTCACAAGTAATGAAGGATTGAAAAGCTCGAGGAACTATTTGATAATAGGCGGCTTCATTGCAGCTGCAGACCTCATATATAATTATGTCAACAAAAGTGATATCGGAACCCTTGACTCAATGGTCTTTTTCCTTGGTGTTTCACTCATGGCAATGGGAACTAACAAAAAGGACATTAAACAGATGGGAGAATTGGGTTTCTACATATCCTCTGTGTTCACAGTACTATATCTGATTTTCTACTCATTATTTGGATTCTTTAACATTGACTTCCTGCATCTTTTTGACCATTACTTCGTCCTTATGCCCACAGTTGCCCTGATAAAATCCTTCGGCATCCCGGTGGAGATTATAGCCATCGAGACAGTTATCCTCTATGGAGCAGTACCCATGACCATAGTCATAGGAGGACCATGCTCTGGCCTTTACTCCATGTTCTTGCTCATAGGCATAGTGGCAGGATATTCAAGGATCGAACGAATGAATATCAATCAATCTTCAAGACTTCTGGGACTGGCAGTATTGATCGCATACCTTGCAAATCTTGTCAGAGTAGTGATACTGTACATCACAGCATACCTTTATGGCATGGATATTATGATGATGGTCCACACACACATAGGTTGGATTATCTTCGCCCTGACCGCAGGCGGCATAATGTACATTATGAACAGGAAGAAATGA
- a CDS encoding glycosyltransferase family 4 protein — protein MHNNSNNVILSICDIHPLRYGSFECFLYELSKSLEVNGFKHVIVFRGNPIKSVNTALLSTNSEILIFSPSKHSIFDFFKLFRLVKDYNPKIIHFHFYPPYSILNFIKYIKNTTFLYTDHMGINPTNNYCKKLIRKIYHYSNFLLFNNPIDSIICVSEVIKSKYLKEYGIKSDKLIVIYNGIDTSRFSYEENQFCAKTKYATTEEIIVSCIAGLRIDKGVQCLIKAAPIIIEKIPNVKLLIVGDGDYKKKLEELTSNLNLKEKIMFTGFKDSTEEIYSISSCIAIPSLSDESFCFVAAEAISMGISVVAFDSGAITELFGKIKTVKIIPQNHEVLGNSIVDILLNLPTDTVLKEGSKVINDNYSVNECVNRHINLYKYYTNKN, from the coding sequence ATGCACAACAACTCAAACAATGTTATTTTGTCCATTTGTGACATACATCCATTAAGATATGGATCATTCGAATGTTTTTTATATGAACTATCCAAAAGCTTAGAAGTAAATGGATTTAAACATGTTATTGTTTTTAGAGGAAATCCGATAAAATCAGTCAATACTGCCCTCTTATCAACAAATTCAGAAATACTTATCTTTAGCCCCTCAAAACACAGCATCTTTGATTTTTTTAAATTATTCCGCCTGGTTAAGGATTATAACCCAAAAATTATTCATTTCCATTTTTATCCACCTTATAGTATTCTCAACTTTATAAAATATATAAAAAATACTACTTTTTTGTATACAGACCATATGGGAATTAACCCGACGAATAATTATTGTAAGAAACTTATTAGAAAAATATACCATTACAGTAATTTTTTATTATTTAATAATCCAATCGATTCCATTATTTGTGTATCTGAAGTTATAAAATCAAAGTATTTAAAAGAATATGGAATCAAATCAGATAAATTGATTGTAATCTATAACGGCATTGATACTAGTCGTTTTTCATATGAAGAAAATCAATTTTGCGCTAAAACAAAATATGCCACGACAGAAGAAATAATAGTAAGCTGTATTGCTGGTTTAAGGATAGACAAAGGTGTTCAATGCCTAATAAAAGCTGCACCGATTATAATAGAAAAAATCCCAAATGTTAAATTATTAATAGTCGGAGATGGGGATTATAAAAAAAAACTAGAAGAACTCACAAGTAACTTGAATTTAAAAGAAAAAATCATGTTCACAGGGTTTAAAGACTCAACAGAAGAGATATATTCAATATCTTCATGCATTGCAATTCCTTCATTATCAGATGAATCATTTTGTTTTGTTGCTGCTGAAGCTATATCAATGGGTATCTCAGTTGTAGCCTTCGACTCTGGAGCAATAACTGAACTATTTGGTAAAATCAAAACTGTTAAGATTATACCACAAAATCATGAGGTGTTGGGGAATTCTATTGTTGATATATTATTAAATTTGCCAACTGACACCGTTCTAAAGGAAGGAAGTAAAGTCATAAACGATAATTATTCCGTTAATGAATGTGTAAATAGACATATTAATCTTTATAAATATTACACAAACAAGAACTAA
- a CDS encoding glycosyltransferase, whose amino-acid sequence MDVSIIVPTFNRKDSLKKTLQSLINQKYPHDKYEIIVCDDGSTDDSADMIHDISTRSDVEIKYITQKNSGPAVARNLGIPLSKGKVIGFIDDDCVAVPCWLYAAVKQFENKNIGGVQGPTLQASKIPLRKKLFHYARTSNVTEQNYFYASCNIFYRKDILDKLGGFDSSFPVPCWGEDTDLGNRVLLDGNIIVFDNQVKVYHDIQYIPFLSYLKSLKKYTSRALLFKKYPFMRKRSILGFIGIRSHVYPFFILFTLLAYSLSKLIGLNDFYFYATGFFTLVLYLWGRIITDLNYKLYPLRIMSSPRYFLIDLIGLYYTLKGDIKYKTLLL is encoded by the coding sequence ATGGACGTTTCAATTATCGTGCCAACTTTTAATAGAAAAGATTCATTAAAAAAGACATTGCAATCTTTAATTAATCAAAAATATCCACATGACAAGTATGAGATTATTGTTTGTGATGACGGTTCCACCGATGATTCAGCAGATATGATTCATGACATTTCAACACGTTCGGATGTAGAGATCAAGTATATCACCCAAAAAAATAGTGGGCCTGCTGTTGCAAGAAATCTTGGAATTCCTTTATCAAAAGGAAAAGTAATTGGATTTATAGATGATGATTGTGTCGCAGTTCCTTGTTGGTTATATGCAGCTGTGAAGCAATTTGAGAACAAAAATATTGGTGGTGTACAAGGACCAACTTTACAGGCAAGCAAAATACCGCTTCGAAAAAAATTGTTTCATTATGCCAGGACTTCAAATGTCACAGAACAAAACTATTTTTATGCATCGTGTAATATTTTTTACCGAAAAGATATACTTGATAAACTAGGTGGTTTTGACAGTAGCTTCCCAGTACCGTGTTGGGGAGAAGATACAGATTTAGGTAATAGGGTTCTGCTAGATGGTAATATCATTGTTTTTGATAATCAGGTGAAAGTTTATCATGATATTCAATATATTCCATTTTTATCTTATCTAAAAAGTCTTAAAAAATATACATCCAGAGCATTACTTTTTAAAAAATATCCATTCATGCGAAAAAGGTCAATCCTTGGTTTTATTGGAATCAGATCTCATGTCTATCCTTTTTTTATCCTTTTTACTCTACTAGCATATTCTTTAAGCAAATTAATTGGTTTAAATGATTTTTATTTTTATGCGACAGGGTTTTTTACTTTGGTATTATATCTTTGGGGAAGAATAATAACTGATTTGAACTATAAATTATATCCCCTGAGAATTATGTCATCCCCACGTTATTTTTTGATTGATTTAATTGGTTTATATTACACACTTAAAGGTGATATCAAGTACAAAACACTCTTATTATAA
- a CDS encoding DUF354 domain-containing protein codes for MKVLFDIGHPKDVNVFKGVISELNDKGHEVQVFARAKENTRRMLDDLGIEYHLCNYYSHILGKALGIPINDYRLYKFSKDFKPDIFVSPGSPYSAHVSRLLGKPHIAFPDTEIAGIVMKLTFPFTDKIYTSTSFFIDLGPKQERFEGYYEMAYLHPKYFTPNESVLDKYELTDDYIVLRLSALGSHHDVGARGFNFESEDDLQNLITVLERYGRVIIFSEIDDWQLIEKHRLNINPKDLHDILYFAKMYIGEGATMASESAILGVPSIYVSNTKRGYLNELESKYDLVYTIEDKNVAIQKAESLFEDSDLNLKWQEKSQHLYNNTVDIVEFIVGAIEKTLEIGK; via the coding sequence ATGAAGGTGTTGTTTGATATTGGTCATCCGAAGGATGTCAATGTTTTTAAAGGTGTCATCTCTGAGCTGAACGATAAGGGACATGAAGTACAAGTGTTTGCGAGAGCTAAAGAGAATACAAGGAGAATGCTTGATGATTTGGGCATTGAGTACCATTTATGCAATTATTATTCGCACATTCTGGGTAAAGCGTTAGGAATACCAATTAATGATTATCGATTATACAAGTTTTCAAAAGATTTCAAACCAGATATATTTGTGAGTCCTGGTTCACCATACTCTGCTCATGTGAGCCGATTGCTTGGAAAACCACATATTGCGTTTCCTGATACTGAGATCGCTGGAATTGTAATGAAATTAACATTTCCATTTACGGATAAGATATACACATCAACAAGTTTTTTCATTGATTTGGGGCCAAAACAAGAGCGTTTTGAAGGATACTATGAAATGGCATACTTGCACCCAAAGTATTTTACACCAAACGAGTCCGTTCTTGACAAGTATGAATTAACGGATGATTATATTGTATTAAGATTGTCTGCTCTTGGTTCTCATCATGATGTTGGAGCACGTGGGTTCAATTTTGAGTCCGAAGATGATTTGCAAAACTTGATAACTGTATTGGAAAGATATGGACGAGTTATTATATTTTCTGAGATTGATGACTGGCAGCTCATCGAAAAGCATCGGTTGAATATAAATCCCAAAGATTTACATGATATATTGTACTTTGCAAAAATGTATATTGGTGAAGGTGCGACAATGGCTTCTGAGTCTGCTATATTAGGTGTCCCTTCGATATATGTCTCTAATACCAAACGTGGCTATCTGAATGAACTTGAAAGTAAATATGATCTGGTATACACAATTGAGGATAAGAATGTTGCAATCCAGAAGGCGGAATCTCTTTTTGAGGATTCTGATTTAAATTTAAAATGGCAAGAGAAGAGTCAACATTTATACAACAATACTGTTGATATTGTGGAATTCATTGTTGGGGCAATAGAAAAAACACTTGAAATTGGTAAATAA
- a CDS encoding polysaccharide deacetylase family protein — protein sequence MRDFTLSKYRELIEAILLTNYDTTPIHDYLTSPMGKCIIMRHDVDRAVERNLAMARLEAEFGIRSTYYFRHVRDVFIPAAIREVAELGHEVGFHYEVMDKAKGDVRLALEIFKEELEDLRQYADVTTACMHGNPLASWSNRDMWKDHDFRDFGIIGEPYFSIDYSKVLYLTDTGRTWADRNIRVKDVLESPDNGLSVRYGKTIKSTNDVISLISKEEVDQICILAHPNRWCDRMLGWTKELVMQNVKNVGKAGIIQYRKIKA from the coding sequence TTGAGAGATTTTACATTATCCAAATACAGGGAATTGATTGAAGCCATTCTTTTAACTAACTATGACACAACACCTATTCACGACTATCTTACATCCCCTATGGGCAAATGTATAATCATGCGTCATGATGTGGATCGTGCTGTGGAGCGAAATCTTGCAATGGCCCGGCTTGAGGCGGAGTTTGGTATCAGATCAACGTATTACTTCAGGCATGTCAGGGATGTTTTCATTCCTGCTGCGATTCGGGAAGTGGCTGAGCTGGGGCATGAAGTTGGTTTCCATTACGAGGTCATGGACAAGGCCAAAGGAGACGTCCGTTTAGCTCTTGAAATATTCAAAGAGGAACTTGAGGACTTGCGTCAATATGCTGATGTAACCACTGCATGTATGCATGGAAATCCTCTTGCATCATGGTCCAATAGGGACATGTGGAAAGATCACGACTTCAGAGATTTTGGAATCATAGGGGAGCCATATTTCTCTATAGATTACTCAAAAGTCCTCTATCTCACTGATACCGGCAGAACATGGGCTGACCGGAACATACGCGTGAAGGATGTTCTTGAATCTCCGGATAATGGATTAAGTGTTAGATATGGCAAAACGATAAAAAGTACAAATGATGTTATAAGCCTTATCAGTAAAGAAGAAGTGGACCAGATATGTATACTTGCGCATCCCAACAGATGGTGTGATAGAATGCTGGGCTGGACAAAAGAACTGGTCATGCAGAATGTGAAAAATGTGGGCAAGGCTGGTATTATACAGTACCGGAAAATAAAGGCTTGA
- a CDS encoding acyltransferase: MYRNCGYQIGDQTYIAEGLTIAEKLEDKGNIVIGNRVAIGPNVILLSSSDPNNSKIYPHVKIQRGIVIIKDDAWIGAGAIIMPDIIVGEGAVVGAGSVVTKNVDDYSIVAGVPAKKIGDVDK; the protein is encoded by the coding sequence TTGTATCGAAATTGTGGATATCAAATAGGGGATCAGACCTATATTGCAGAAGGTTTGACAATTGCAGAAAAACTTGAAGATAAGGGTAACATAGTCATTGGTAATAGGGTGGCAATAGGGCCAAATGTGATCTTACTTTCATCATCCGATCCTAACAATTCCAAAATCTATCCTCATGTAAAAATACAGAGGGGAATAGTCATCATCAAAGATGATGCATGGATTGGTGCAGGAGCTATCATAATGCCGGATATAATTGTTGGAGAAGGGGCTGTGGTCGGTGCAGGCTCTGTAGTGACCAAAAATGTAGATGATTATTCAATAGTTGCCGGTGTCCCTGCCAAAAAGATTGGAGATGTTGATAAATGA
- a CDS encoding lipid II:glycine glycyltransferase FemX, translating to MVTITETLDKHEWDDFVSNHPQGNIFQTSMMADLYGKTKNYESICLAAKDPVSNNLLAVMQSVIICEMKGILSSFSSRAVLHGGPLFVDSDKGREAVQSMMEHYDKLVGRRIVYTQIRNMWDTENCLQIFGSMEYDYEPHLDFLIDLNRSKGDIWQDIQKSRRKGINRAEKSGITIKKVDSRDELQSCYDLVLETYKRFKVPIADISHFKAAYDDLSSIGLADFFIALKDDEAVGTRITLNYKDMVYDWYAGSKQGVDYVDEALVWHILKENAGKYKVFDFGGAGHPDKPYGVREFKRRFGGEMVNFGRYEKVHSGIRKNIAGIGLSVYKKVML from the coding sequence ATGGTAACAATAACTGAAACCCTTGACAAACATGAATGGGATGATTTTGTATCCAACCATCCGCAGGGTAACATTTTCCAGACTTCCATGATGGCTGATTTGTATGGCAAGACCAAAAACTATGAGTCTATTTGTCTTGCTGCAAAGGACCCTGTTTCAAATAATCTGCTGGCTGTTATGCAAAGCGTTATCATTTGTGAAATGAAAGGTATTCTTTCCTCATTTTCATCGCGTGCTGTCCTACATGGTGGACCTCTGTTTGTAGATTCAGATAAGGGAAGAGAAGCTGTCCAGAGCATGATGGAACACTACGATAAACTTGTAGGGAGAAGGATAGTGTACACTCAGATAAGGAACATGTGGGATACGGAAAATTGCCTGCAGATATTTGGTTCAATGGAATATGATTATGAGCCACATCTTGATTTTCTCATCGATCTTAACCGAAGCAAGGGGGATATATGGCAGGATATCCAGAAATCTCGCAGAAAGGGTATAAATCGTGCAGAGAAAAGTGGCATAACTATCAAAAAGGTGGACAGCAGAGACGAGCTGCAGTCATGCTATGACCTGGTGCTTGAAACATACAAACGATTCAAGGTTCCCATTGCAGATATTTCTCATTTTAAGGCTGCCTACGATGACCTATCATCAATAGGTCTTGCAGACTTCTTCATTGCCTTAAAGGATGATGAGGCTGTAGGCACAAGAATAACACTGAACTACAAAGACATGGTCTACGACTGGTACGCAGGTTCGAAACAAGGTGTTGATTATGTAGATGAAGCTCTTGTATGGCACATTCTTAAAGAGAATGCTGGTAAATACAAAGTATTCGATTTTGGAGGAGCCGGCCATCCCGACAAACCATATGGTGTGAGGGAGTTTAAGAGAAGGTTTGGTGGGGAAATGGTAAATTTTGGAAGGTATGAGAAAGTGCATTCCGGGATTAGGAAGAATATTGCAGGAATCGGTCTTTCTGTGTATAAAAAGGTAATGTTGTGA
- a CDS encoding WbqC family protein, producing the protein MIVGIHQPNYLPYIGFFDKLKKSDIFILYDDAQFSKGDFHHRNKIRTPNGSKWLTVPVEKKLISINKIRIRNDLLIGNNKWNISHLGDIQNNYSKAPFYQKFITELENIYNEDYDFLVDLNMRLIQFLSDSFNIKTKIVCSSEFGFNSKSTSKILDLVDAVGGNKYLSGSCGKNYLEIEQFDRCGIELIFQDFKHPIYDQQYNGFMPNMTSLDALLNAGFMGDKYK; encoded by the coding sequence ATGATTGTAGGAATTCATCAGCCAAATTACCTCCCATACATTGGTTTTTTTGATAAGTTAAAAAAATCAGATATATTTATTCTTTATGACGATGCCCAGTTTAGTAAAGGTGATTTTCATCATCGAAACAAAATTCGAACTCCGAATGGTTCAAAGTGGCTGACTGTTCCTGTTGAAAAAAAATTGATATCTATAAATAAAATAAGAATTCGGAATGATCTTCTTATTGGAAATAATAAATGGAATATTAGCCATCTAGGGGACATTCAAAATAATTATTCAAAAGCACCATTCTATCAAAAATTCATAACAGAACTTGAAAACATATATAATGAAGATTATGATTTCTTAGTTGATTTAAATATGCGATTGATTCAGTTTCTTTCTGATTCATTTAATATAAAAACAAAAATTGTGTGCTCTAGCGAATTTGGGTTTAATTCGAAATCTACATCTAAAATATTAGACCTTGTAGATGCAGTAGGTGGGAATAAGTATTTATCAGGATCTTGTGGGAAGAATTACTTGGAAATTGAGCAGTTTGATAGGTGTGGAATTGAATTAATATTTCAAGATTTCAAGCATCCGATTTATGATCAGCAATATAATGGATTTATGCCTAACATGACATCTTTAGATGCTTTGCTGAATGCTGGTTTTATGGGTGATAAATATAAGTAA